The following proteins come from a genomic window of Saccharicrinis carchari:
- a CDS encoding DUF4249 family protein — translation MKRIIYLSILLAILLPACVENRELSFNGLHTEPGYFIECYLIPGDIYRLSATKLQPLYEDYILDYSLELKVKIDTLLLEHGLYKQEHTQYLYNYTHPYHFMPAQNALIELMLITLENDTVLASTTVPAKVNILNPRKDNNEISFDFTLSPQSIHNYYMLNISLQQADTVYRKNRFLDYGHLNTKDTVTFSYDISHYGDSEKISVVLRRITKANYDYQISLQNAKDANRDNLVLPSPLAGNLKNATGIFTCFTCDSVVWRN, via the coding sequence ATGAAACGTATTATTTACCTATCCATTCTATTAGCTATACTTTTGCCAGCTTGTGTCGAAAACAGAGAGTTGTCCTTCAACGGTCTGCACACGGAGCCGGGTTATTTTATAGAGTGCTATCTGATACCGGGCGATATATATCGGCTTTCGGCCACCAAGCTGCAACCCTTGTACGAAGATTATATATTAGATTATTCGCTGGAGCTAAAGGTTAAAATTGATACCCTATTGCTTGAGCATGGATTGTATAAGCAAGAACACACCCAATATCTGTATAACTACACACATCCTTACCACTTTATGCCTGCCCAAAACGCATTAATAGAGTTGATGCTGATTACCTTGGAAAATGATACCGTACTCGCCTCCACAACGGTGCCTGCCAAAGTAAATATTTTAAATCCCCGAAAGGATAATAATGAAATAAGTTTTGATTTTACCTTATCACCCCAATCAATACACAACTATTATATGCTTAACATCAGCTTACAACAAGCGGATACCGTATACAGAAAAAATCGATTTTTAGATTATGGTCATTTAAATACAAAAGATACGGTGACTTTTAGTTATGATATTAGCCACTATGGTGATAGCGAAAAAATCAGCGTGGTTCTACGTAGGATCACCAAGGCCAATTACGATTACCAGATATCGCTTCAAAATGCCAAGGATGCTAATCGCGATAACCTTGTTTTGCCATCGCCACTGGCCGGAAACCTAAAAAATGCTACCGGTATATTTACATGTTTTACCTGCGATAGTGTAGTATGGCGAAATTAA
- a CDS encoding TonB-dependent receptor plug domain-containing protein, protein MKPITTCILILLWGIALPAQYKGVVVGPVGLPIEAVQIKNVNTGKGAVSDSSGVFFIKADDGDFIEFKHLNYVTLCVPLITSGLDTVILQSKDFPIAEINVSTRAHEGYDNMGAIGIKRVPAFMGEQDVLKYLSTLPGVTSLGMLDAGIYVRGGNSSQNAYLVNGIQLADPQHIAGIMSTFDPYILNHSRFYKSGYPSKYNGYLSSYIDMQPVNYMSQDFTGEITLGLLASSAKARVKYGKRKKSLFAISYRHSYFQLLARGYNRNKEVNEQLPSYTFNDLNMAFSVPVKKDWKASFFGLFTSDDLPMKLNPDFSYGLNWGTFSSILSFSGSVGKGSSALFSVGHNRYTSDVELGATVNSSTINKTAQWNVNTEFKSALSSVLELNYGLNTSFKNYSYNQEIESLSQNAFSNHLIFAFAESQWRLRKKFKFTWGLNASTYLNTGSPVFVSPRLKFHYDHKRVSAWFDYAHSLQFEERMNVFTIQSPVDIWLPVKNQIPSRSHHISIGSQWRMRTTANISFGAFYKKLESIKEFETFNRNNLSQSIGKMMSGEGKSLGAELDLIYNTGALYSRLNYTLSHVKTRFKNINQGRNFNPPYDVRHNVLWNASIKINPQINLNTMWTYKSGRSATVPAGVAVVKDIAGVSAEFIPVFKDRHNYKMPATHRLDINVEYLQHMRIHTLKFNMGAYNLYNQQNPSFVFVQSEFKDDYFLQFKINSKVIFPFMPYISVSYVFSGDNRQEDR, encoded by the coding sequence TTGAAACCTATTACTACCTGTATCCTTATTTTGTTGTGGGGCATTGCTTTGCCTGCACAATACAAAGGTGTTGTGGTAGGACCCGTTGGTTTGCCTATTGAGGCAGTACAGATAAAAAATGTAAACACCGGAAAGGGTGCCGTGTCCGACAGCTCGGGGGTGTTTTTTATAAAGGCGGATGATGGAGATTTTATTGAGTTTAAGCATTTGAATTATGTAACTCTTTGTGTCCCCCTTATCACTTCCGGTTTGGATACGGTTATTTTACAATCTAAAGATTTTCCAATAGCAGAAATTAACGTGTCCACCCGGGCACACGAGGGATACGATAATATGGGTGCGATAGGAATAAAAAGAGTTCCGGCTTTTATGGGTGAGCAGGATGTGCTAAAATATTTGAGTACTTTGCCTGGTGTTACTTCGCTTGGGATGTTGGATGCAGGTATTTACGTAAGGGGAGGAAATAGTTCACAGAATGCTTATTTGGTCAATGGCATTCAACTGGCCGATCCGCAGCACATAGCCGGCATTATGTCCACCTTTGATCCCTACATCCTTAACCATTCCCGATTTTACAAGTCCGGTTACCCTTCTAAATATAACGGTTATCTATCGTCCTACATTGATATGCAGCCGGTAAATTATATGAGCCAGGATTTTACGGGCGAAATAACCCTGGGCTTGCTGGCTTCCTCGGCCAAGGCCAGAGTGAAATACGGCAAAAGGAAAAAATCGCTATTTGCCATCAGCTATCGGCATTCGTATTTTCAGTTATTGGCCAGGGGATATAACAGAAACAAAGAGGTAAACGAACAATTGCCTTCCTACACCTTTAACGATTTAAACATGGCTTTTTCTGTGCCGGTAAAAAAAGATTGGAAAGCTTCTTTTTTTGGGCTCTTCACCTCTGATGATCTCCCCATGAAATTAAACCCGGATTTTAGCTACGGACTTAATTGGGGCACATTTTCCAGTATATTGTCGTTTAGCGGATCTGTGGGCAAGGGTTCGAGCGCACTCTTTTCCGTTGGGCACAACCGTTACACCTCAGATGTAGAATTGGGAGCTACCGTCAATTCATCAACCATTAATAAAACAGCGCAGTGGAACGTAAATACAGAATTTAAGTCTGCCCTATCCTCGGTACTCGAATTGAATTACGGGCTGAATACCTCCTTTAAGAATTATAGCTACAACCAGGAGATTGAAAGCCTAAGCCAAAATGCGTTCTCCAATCATTTGATATTTGCTTTTGCCGAAAGCCAATGGCGACTACGTAAAAAATTTAAGTTCACCTGGGGGCTCAACGCATCTACTTATCTTAATACCGGTTCCCCGGTATTTGTATCGCCGCGATTAAAGTTCCATTACGATCATAAGCGTGTATCTGCATGGTTCGATTATGCCCACTCCTTGCAATTTGAGGAACGCATGAATGTATTCACCATTCAGAGTCCGGTAGATATCTGGCTACCGGTAAAAAATCAAATACCAAGCCGCAGCCATCATATTTCAATAGGATCGCAATGGCGCATGCGTACTACTGCTAATATCAGTTTTGGTGCTTTTTATAAAAAATTGGAATCGATTAAGGAATTTGAAACGTTTAACAGAAATAATTTGAGCCAGAGCATTGGTAAAATGATGTCGGGTGAGGGAAAATCGCTGGGTGCTGAGCTTGATTTGATTTATAACACCGGCGCATTGTATTCAAGGTTAAACTATACCTTATCGCATGTAAAAACCCGGTTTAAGAACATAAACCAAGGGCGCAACTTCAATCCTCCCTACGATGTGCGTCATAACGTACTGTGGAATGCCTCAATAAAAATAAACCCGCAGATAAACCTGAATACCATGTGGACCTATAAATCAGGGCGAAGTGCCACTGTGCCGGCTGGTGTTGCCGTAGTAAAAGATATTGCCGGCGTAAGTGCAGAGTTCATACCTGTTTTTAAGGATAGGCACAACTATAAAATGCCGGCAACACATCGTTTAGATATTAACGTAGAATATCTGCAACACATGCGCATCCATACCTTAAAGTTCAATATGGGAGCCTATAATCTATATAATCAGCAAAACCCTAGCTTTGTGTTTGTGCAGTCGGAGTTTAAAGATGATTATTTTTTGCAGTTTAAAATAAATTCAAAGGTTATATTTCCGTTTATGCCTTATATTTCGGTAAGCTATGTGTTTTCAGGAGATAATAGGCAGGAAGACCGGTAG
- a CDS encoding AMP-dependent synthetase/ligase, producing the protein MESIISFFTKKVAQYPNNTLLWEKDGPTFKPTTYSEALSTVQYLALGLRAYGIKPEQRVALLSEGRNLWLISELAVLSNRAITVPLSTKLEADNDLIFRLQHSESSYIITSQNQLPKVRKIKENLSQLDKIIVFKPNTVLHEDELDIQQIIDTGKEIIAEDALAYKTLSGQVKPGDIATITYTSGTTAQPKGIMLTQRNYTANIEQAFSYIDIPAYYRTLVVLPWDHAFAHTAALYSFMDTGASIASVQVGATQLETLKNFSNNIKEIQPHVLMSVPAMAKNFKKNIEKGIAQKGKATQHMFRWALAVSYWYNGTGNNKGRGIKWIAKPLIALFEKLIFSKIKIGFGGNLRFFIGGGALLDLDLQQFFYAIGLPMYQGYGLSEASPIISANTPRYHKLGSSGKVVNHLQIKICDNNGVALSAGQTGEIVVKGENVMHGYWRNPEATKETIKDGWLFTGDLGYLDKDNYLYVKGRFKSLLIGSDGEKYSPEGIEEAIVDHCELIDQIMLYNNQNAYTTAIVVPNIEKVKGLLKQYTHAQIITMIDQELGVFKAGGKLSTLFPQRWLPSTFAIASEPFSEQNKLINSTMKMVRDKVAEMFHNEIELCYTPTGKKVDNLKNIENLKLLLQ; encoded by the coding sequence ATGGAGTCTATCATTAGTTTTTTCACCAAGAAAGTTGCGCAATACCCCAATAATACCTTGCTTTGGGAGAAAGATGGCCCAACCTTTAAGCCCACCACTTACTCCGAAGCACTTTCAACAGTGCAGTATTTGGCGCTGGGTTTGCGAGCATATGGCATCAAGCCGGAGCAAAGAGTAGCTTTGCTTTCTGAGGGGCGTAACCTATGGCTGATAAGCGAGCTGGCTGTATTGAGCAACAGGGCCATCACGGTGCCACTTTCTACAAAGTTAGAAGCGGATAACGATTTGATTTTTCGTTTACAACATTCCGAAAGCAGTTATATTATCACATCGCAAAACCAACTGCCCAAAGTACGAAAGATAAAAGAGAACCTGTCGCAGCTGGATAAAATTATTGTGTTTAAACCCAATACAGTTCTTCACGAAGATGAATTGGACATCCAACAGATTATTGACACCGGGAAGGAAATCATCGCGGAAGATGCGCTGGCCTACAAGACGCTAAGCGGTCAGGTCAAGCCCGGCGATATTGCCACCATCACCTATACTTCGGGCACCACGGCACAACCCAAAGGTATTATGCTTACCCAGCGAAACTATACGGCTAATATAGAACAGGCTTTCAGCTATATCGACATACCTGCTTATTACCGTACCTTAGTTGTTTTGCCATGGGATCATGCTTTTGCACATACGGCGGCCTTGTATTCTTTTATGGATACCGGTGCCAGTATAGCTTCGGTACAGGTGGGCGCAACGCAATTGGAAACCCTGAAAAATTTTAGTAACAATATTAAAGAAATCCAGCCCCACGTGCTTATGAGTGTTCCGGCTATGGCCAAAAATTTTAAAAAGAACATTGAAAAGGGGATTGCGCAAAAAGGTAAAGCTACACAGCACATGTTCAGGTGGGCACTGGCAGTAAGCTATTGGTATAACGGAACCGGAAACAATAAGGGGCGTGGTATTAAATGGATCGCAAAACCGCTGATAGCCCTATTCGAAAAGTTGATTTTCAGTAAGATAAAAATAGGATTTGGAGGTAACCTCAGGTTTTTTATCGGTGGCGGAGCGTTGTTGGATTTAGATTTGCAACAGTTTTTTTATGCCATTGGCCTACCTATGTATCAAGGTTATGGCTTAAGCGAAGCTTCACCTATTATATCGGCCAATACCCCCCGTTACCACAAATTAGGGTCGTCAGGAAAAGTAGTCAACCATCTGCAAATAAAAATATGCGACAATAACGGAGTAGCTTTAAGTGCAGGACAAACAGGTGAAATTGTAGTTAAAGGCGAAAATGTGATGCACGGTTATTGGAGAAATCCGGAAGCCACCAAAGAAACGATTAAAGACGGATGGCTTTTTACCGGGGATTTAGGTTATCTCGATAAGGATAACTATCTGTACGTAAAAGGTCGGTTTAAAAGCTTGCTGATAGGTTCCGACGGAGAAAAGTACAGTCCTGAGGGTATAGAGGAAGCCATTGTAGATCATTGCGAACTGATAGACCAGATAATGCTTTACAACAATCAAAATGCTTACACCACGGCCATTGTGGTACCCAATATTGAGAAAGTAAAAGGTCTGTTAAAGCAGTATACGCATGCTCAAATAATTACAATGATTGATCAGGAGTTGGGTGTTTTTAAAGCTGGGGGAAAATTATCCACCTTATTTCCACAGCGATGGCTGCCCTCCACTTTTGCTATAGCATCGGAACCATTTTCAGAACAAAATAAATTAATTAACAGTACGATGAAAATGGTGCGAGATAAGGTGGCAGAAATGTTCCACAACGAAATAGAATTATGCTATACCCCTACCGGTAAAAAAGTGGATAATCTTAAAAACATCGAAAACCTTAAACTTCTCTTGCAATAA
- a CDS encoding outer membrane beta-barrel protein has translation MQQYVFRAVLACFILSLSFSASSQYRKKRNKFLEGFKIQPKAGINMFFGDLVSESRTNYVFGVAAEREYTSYLNARVDLNYGSMKGTQINEGSTLPYATFENTFIQFGVGATFRPLDYAYGLFKQRFFNPYLIGQLTLIQYNATEYNGPGSFKPDGEIWRERSGIAPGVSFGAGLNYYMNNRVSLTAEVIGTAAFNDELDAHKEWDDRAGNIHQTDGNDFFYVATVGITYLFDDSQWKNSPKYNRKAYLKTRSLFKKSTKKYRRPKKRTKSRRYKR, from the coding sequence ATGCAACAGTACGTTTTTAGGGCAGTGTTAGCCTGCTTCATACTATCTCTTTCTTTCTCTGCCTCGTCGCAATACAGAAAAAAGAGGAATAAGTTTCTTGAAGGTTTTAAAATTCAACCTAAAGCCGGGATAAACATGTTTTTTGGCGACTTGGTTTCAGAGTCCCGGACAAACTATGTTTTTGGTGTTGCTGCCGAGAGGGAGTATACCTCCTACCTCAACGCGCGCGTCGACTTAAATTATGGTTCCATGAAGGGAACCCAAATAAATGAAGGAAGTACCTTGCCTTATGCTACTTTCGAAAATACCTTCATTCAATTTGGTGTGGGTGCCACCTTCAGGCCCTTGGATTACGCCTATGGATTATTTAAACAGCGCTTTTTTAATCCATACCTTATTGGTCAGCTCACGTTAATACAATACAATGCTACGGAATATAACGGTCCCGGGAGTTTTAAGCCCGATGGAGAGATATGGCGCGAACGAAGTGGTATTGCACCTGGTGTTTCCTTTGGTGCAGGACTTAATTATTACATGAACAACCGGGTGAGTTTAACGGCTGAAGTAATTGGTACAGCAGCCTTTAACGACGAACTGGATGCTCATAAAGAATGGGACGACCGTGCCGGAAACATTCATCAGACCGATGGGAATGACTTTTTTTATGTCGCAACAGTAGGAATTACTTACCTGTTCGACGACAGTCAATGGAAGAACTCACCTAAATACAACCGGAAAGCTTACTTAAAAACCCGAAGTTTATTCAAAAAATCAACTAAGAAATATCGTCGACCTAAAAAGAGGACCAAATCAAGACGGTATAAACGATAA
- the uvrB gene encoding excinuclease ABC subunit UvrB: protein MDLKIISDFVPTGDQPGAIDQLARGINDRVPHQTLLGVTGSGKTFTVANVIERVQRPTLVLSHNKTLAAQLYGEFKNFFPNNAVEYFVSYYDYYQPEAYLPVTDTYIEKDLSINEEIEKLRLSTSSSLLSGRKDVIVVSSVSCLYGIGNPEDFHANVVSLKRGQNIGRNQLLRLLVDSLYSRNEVEFSRGNFRVKGDNVEIYPAYADDAYRIGFWGDEIEDITIFDPVNGTSISQRDDIRIYPANLFVTTKERTQLAIRMIQDDMMEHVQYLKDIGKPLEAKRIEERVNYDLEMIRELGYCPGIENYSRYFDGRNPGTRPFCLLDYFPDDFIMVIDESHVTIPQIRAMYGGDKSRKETLVEHGFRLPAAMDNRPLKFEEFEDIVKTAIYVSATPADYEIEKSEGVIVEQVIRPTGLLDPVIDVRPSLNQIDNLLEEIRKRIERNERVLVTTLTKRMAEELSAYLQKLNIACEYIHSDVDTLTRVEIMENLRKGVFSVLVGVNLLREGLDLPEVSLVAILDADKEGFLRSERSLTQTAGRAARNINGLVIMYADKITQSMQKTIDSTNHRREKQLKYNQEHGITPEQIHKKQTNILSKGQADEKAYIEPEGIDFAADPVVQYMSRDALEKAIAKAKKTMQKASKDLDFITAAQYRDEMYKLQKLLKEKYE from the coding sequence ATGGATTTGAAAATTATATCCGACTTTGTACCTACCGGCGATCAACCGGGAGCTATCGATCAACTTGCACGGGGTATAAACGACCGTGTGCCGCACCAAACGCTCCTTGGGGTTACCGGTTCGGGAAAAACATTTACTGTAGCCAATGTGATTGAAAGGGTGCAGCGCCCCACTTTGGTGCTTAGCCACAACAAAACGCTGGCTGCGCAGTTGTATGGTGAGTTTAAAAACTTCTTTCCCAATAATGCAGTCGAGTATTTTGTTTCGTACTATGATTACTACCAGCCCGAAGCTTACCTGCCTGTTACGGATACCTACATCGAAAAGGATTTATCCATCAATGAAGAAATAGAAAAGCTGAGGCTAAGTACCAGCTCGTCCCTGCTTTCCGGACGAAAGGATGTAATTGTAGTTTCGTCCGTTTCGTGTTTGTACGGTATCGGCAATCCCGAAGATTTTCATGCCAATGTAGTGAGCTTAAAGCGGGGGCAAAATATTGGCCGAAACCAGCTTTTAAGGCTCTTAGTAGATAGCTTGTACTCACGAAATGAAGTGGAATTTAGCAGAGGTAACTTTAGGGTAAAAGGTGATAACGTTGAGATTTATCCGGCCTATGCCGACGATGCATACCGCATTGGCTTTTGGGGCGATGAGATAGAAGACATCACTATATTTGATCCTGTGAACGGCACCTCCATTTCGCAAAGAGACGACATAAGGATATATCCTGCCAATTTGTTTGTGACCACAAAAGAGCGTACCCAATTGGCAATAAGGATGATTCAGGATGATATGATGGAGCATGTGCAATACTTAAAGGATATTGGCAAGCCCTTAGAGGCCAAGCGTATTGAGGAACGTGTAAACTACGATTTAGAAATGATTAGGGAGCTGGGGTATTGCCCCGGTATAGAAAATTATTCGCGGTACTTTGACGGACGAAATCCGGGCACACGTCCTTTTTGCTTGTTGGATTATTTTCCCGACGATTTTATTATGGTAATAGACGAAAGCCATGTTACCATACCGCAGATAAGGGCTATGTATGGTGGCGATAAATCACGAAAAGAAACCCTGGTAGAGCATGGATTCCGTTTGCCGGCTGCCATGGATAACCGTCCTTTAAAATTTGAAGAGTTTGAGGATATCGTTAAAACCGCCATTTATGTTTCGGCTACACCGGCCGATTACGAGATAGAAAAGAGTGAAGGGGTAATCGTGGAGCAGGTAATCCGGCCTACGGGGCTGTTGGATCCGGTTATTGATGTACGTCCCAGCCTTAATCAAATCGATAATCTTTTGGAAGAGATACGTAAACGTATAGAACGTAATGAAAGGGTGCTGGTTACTACGCTCACCAAAAGAATGGCAGAAGAGCTTTCGGCCTATCTGCAAAAGCTGAATATTGCCTGCGAATATATCCACTCGGATGTAGATACACTAACAAGGGTAGAAATTATGGAAAACCTGCGCAAAGGGGTGTTTTCGGTGCTGGTGGGTGTAAACCTCTTACGTGAAGGACTTGATTTGCCTGAAGTGTCGTTGGTGGCTATTTTAGATGCCGATAAAGAAGGGTTTTTGCGTTCGGAACGATCTCTTACCCAAACAGCGGGGCGTGCTGCCCGTAACATAAACGGCTTGGTGATTATGTATGCCGATAAAATAACCCAATCGATGCAAAAAACCATTGACTCGACCAACCACCGGCGCGAGAAGCAATTGAAATACAATCAGGAGCATGGTATTACACCGGAACAGATTCACAAAAAACAAACAAATATCTTATCCAAAGGGCAGGCGGATGAGAAAGCCTACATCGAACCGGAAGGGATAGATTTTGCAGCTGATCCTGTTGTGCAGTATATGAGTCGCGATGCTTTAGAGAAAGCCATTGCAAAGGCAAAAAAAACAATGCAAAAAGCTTCTAAGGATTTGGACTTTATTACCGCTGCACAATACCGGGATGAGATGTATAAGCTGCAAAAACTCTTGAAGGAAAAGTATGAGTAG
- a CDS encoding SDR family NAD(P)-dependent oxidoreductase — MKTSKLFDLKGTLNFMKAAYPELQKNKGSIVNFGFGAGLLDQKNQGSYAATKEAIRGLSRVAANEWAADGIRVNVVCPLAFTEGVKHWKENFPEQYEEIISKNPMQRFGDPEKDVAPIIAFLLSEDSQYMTGQKLMADGGDIKLR; from the coding sequence ATGAAAACAAGCAAATTATTCGATTTAAAAGGAACGTTAAACTTTATGAAAGCTGCCTATCCGGAGTTGCAAAAAAACAAAGGTTCTATTGTAAACTTTGGTTTTGGGGCTGGGCTGTTGGATCAAAAAAATCAAGGAAGTTATGCTGCAACAAAAGAAGCCATTAGAGGATTGTCTCGTGTAGCAGCGAATGAGTGGGCTGCAGATGGAATCCGGGTAAATGTTGTTTGTCCGTTAGCGTTTACAGAAGGTGTTAAGCATTGGAAAGAGAATTTTCCGGAACAGTATGAAGAAATTATCAGTAAAAATCCTATGCAACGTTTTGGAGACCCGGAAAAAGATGTTGCACCAATTATAGCTTTTTTATTAAGTGAAGATAGCCAATATATGACTGGGCAAAAATTAATGGCAGATGGTGGGGACATCAAATTAAGATAA
- a CDS encoding ROK family protein produces the protein MKKVAVGVDIGGTNTTIGLIDEVGKVIAKGGIKTPAHGDIEKYMDDLAEAIREMTALTSEVLSVQGIGVGAPNGNYYSGTIDYAPNLSFKGIIPFVALLKKRFPEFDHIALTNDANAATIGEMIYGGAKGMKNFVMYTLGTGVGSGIVVNGDLVYGHDGFAGECGHTTLIPNGRPCGCGALGHLEAYCSAPGMKRTAFELMAKYNAVDSKLADKSFLELDSKMIYDAAVAGDKVALEVFELTGKYLGQGLADTVHHLSPEAIFLFGGPTAAGDLIFKPTQQSMEEHLLPIFKDKIKILPSELDSGNAAIIGASALVYKEMEK, from the coding sequence ATGAAAAAAGTTGCTGTTGGAGTAGATATAGGTGGAACCAACACTACCATCGGACTTATAGATGAAGTAGGTAAAGTGATTGCCAAAGGAGGTATTAAAACACCCGCCCATGGAGATATTGAAAAATACATGGATGATTTGGCAGAGGCTATCCGTGAAATGACAGCCCTGACCAGCGAGGTGCTTTCCGTACAGGGGATAGGTGTAGGGGCACCCAACGGTAACTACTATAGCGGAACCATTGATTACGCGCCAAACTTATCGTTTAAAGGTATCATACCTTTTGTTGCATTACTAAAAAAGCGTTTTCCTGAATTTGATCATATCGCACTGACTAACGATGCCAATGCGGCAACCATTGGTGAAATGATTTATGGTGGAGCCAAAGGAATGAAAAACTTTGTTATGTACACGCTTGGAACGGGAGTGGGAAGTGGCATTGTAGTGAATGGCGATTTGGTATATGGACATGATGGATTTGCCGGAGAGTGCGGCCATACCACCCTGATACCCAACGGCAGACCATGTGGATGCGGTGCACTGGGTCATCTGGAGGCGTATTGTTCGGCACCGGGAATGAAAAGAACTGCATTTGAGCTTATGGCCAAATACAACGCTGTTGATTCAAAATTAGCCGATAAATCATTTCTGGAACTGGATTCGAAGATGATCTATGATGCTGCCGTAGCAGGTGATAAAGTTGCACTGGAAGTATTTGAACTTACCGGAAAATATTTAGGACAAGGTTTGGCCGATACGGTTCACCACTTAAGTCCGGAAGCCATCTTCTTATTTGGCGGGCCTACAGCCGCAGGTGATCTTATTTTTAAACCAACGCAGCAAAGCATGGAGGAGCATTTATTGCCTATTTTTAAGGATAAAATCAAGATACTACCATCGGAATTAGATAGTGGCAATGCAGCCATCATAGGTGCCAGTGCCCTGGTATATAAAGAAATGGAGAAATAA
- a CDS encoding DEAD/DEAH box helicase — protein MFYKGAIKSIFTSSSQSNFIMKFDDYSITAGIKTSLAKLGYRRPTDIQFKSIPPILKGEDVLAIAQTGTGKTAAFAIPVIHQLHTRKTKRRADGIKCLVMVPTRELAIQIHKVFETIGKHTSVKSFCVFGGVEEGPQIAKLEKGVDILIATPGRMFDLASRGFIKLHRTEILILDEADHMLDLGFIKDIRDLMSYLPKKRQTLFFSATINDVIKKLAYSLVSNAIRIQVSPKDPVARNIDHSVTFIEMDDKRFFLERLIKENPESKILVFVRTKVRCERVEKAMERVGIPAKSLHGGMQQDERNKVFDLFRKGEVKVLIATDVSARGIDIPLVEFVVNYDLPDLSENYVHRVGRTGRAKEKGQAVTFCSEEEKKMLTEIEGFLGQPIKRLEIDKDDYSQTIDFSAESHADWKTLINEHDDMLIHSKSSKRKKKKTK, from the coding sequence GTGTTTTATAAAGGCGCAATTAAAAGTATCTTTACCTCCTCATCGCAGAGCAATTTTATTATGAAGTTTGATGACTACTCCATTACGGCTGGCATAAAAACCAGTTTGGCTAAATTAGGATACCGCCGACCTACCGATATACAATTTAAATCTATTCCGCCTATATTAAAAGGCGAAGATGTGTTGGCCATTGCACAAACCGGAACAGGTAAAACAGCTGCTTTTGCCATCCCGGTAATCCATCAGCTACACACGCGCAAAACAAAGCGCAGGGCCGACGGAATAAAGTGTTTGGTAATGGTACCCACACGTGAGTTAGCAATACAGATACATAAAGTATTCGAAACCATTGGTAAACATACCAGCGTAAAGTCGTTTTGTGTTTTTGGTGGTGTTGAAGAGGGCCCCCAGATAGCCAAACTCGAAAAAGGTGTTGATATACTCATTGCTACACCCGGCAGAATGTTTGACTTGGCAAGTCGCGGTTTTATTAAACTGCACCGTACCGAGATATTAATTTTAGACGAGGCCGACCACATGCTCGACCTGGGCTTTATTAAAGACATAAGGGATCTGATGAGCTATTTGCCTAAAAAAAGACAAACCCTGTTTTTTTCGGCCACTATTAATGATGTGATAAAAAAATTAGCCTACTCATTGGTTAGCAACGCCATACGCATACAGGTATCGCCCAAAGATCCGGTTGCGCGTAATATAGACCATTCAGTTACTTTTATCGAAATGGACGATAAGCGCTTTTTTCTGGAGCGATTGATAAAAGAAAACCCGGAGAGCAAAATATTGGTATTTGTACGCACCAAGGTGCGGTGTGAGCGGGTAGAAAAGGCAATGGAAAGAGTTGGCATACCGGCCAAATCGTTGCATGGTGGCATGCAACAGGACGAACGCAATAAAGTGTTCGATTTGTTTCGCAAAGGGGAAGTAAAAGTATTGATTGCTACTGATGTAAGTGCACGCGGCATAGATATTCCGCTGGTGGAGTTTGTGGTTAACTATGATTTGCCCGACTTATCTGAAAATTATGTGCACCGTGTTGGCCGAACCGGACGCGCCAAAGAGAAAGGACAAGCAGTAACATTTTGCAGCGAAGAAGAAAAGAAAATGTTAACAGAAATTGAAGGTTTTCTGGGGCAGCCCATTAAAAGATTGGAGATAGACAAAGACGATTATTCACAAACAATTGACTTTTCGGCCGAAAGCCATGCCGATTGGAAAACCTTAATCAACGAACACGACGACATGCTTATACATTCCAAATCATCTAAGCGAAAAAAGAAAAAGACCAAATAA